Within Agarivorans litoreus, the genomic segment TCCTTTATACATATCAAGCTAAATTCAGCCTCACTATTTCCTGCTTGGCTTGCTAGCATCTTTTTCTTTTCCCCACTAATATAAAAGTGTTAACTTATTGATCTAACTCTAGGTTGTTGTACAACTAAGGTTTCAGGGAAGAAATGAAAAAAACAGTACTGAGCATCTTGTTACTCTCGCTGTCAAGTGCTAGCTTTGCCCAGCAAGGTAGTGGACCGCGATTAGTTGCCTATCGAGATACGTATATCCTACTAGGAAAATATAACCCTAACCCTCCCAGTTTAAGTGACTACTCCCCAGCTTTAGCGGCTAGGGAAGGTGAAAATGGTAGAGGTGTTGACAATGTTGAGGCTGAGTTTCAAATAAGCGGTAAGCTTATTGCGGGGGAAAGCCTGTTTAGTAATAGAGATTACTTTAGCATCGCTTACACCCAACAAAGCTTTTGGCAAGTATACAATAAACCCTTCTCATCTCCTTTTCGCGATACCAACTATGAGTCAGAACTCATTTATACTTGGCGGCCAGATAAATTTAGTATTGAACAAAATAGCTGGCTTTTGCGATCGGCAAGCTTTGGCTTTAGCCATCAGGCAAATGGCTCGCATGACGAATGGGATCGCTCATGGAATAGGGTTTATGCGCAATTCGATACTTCATACAATGATTGGTTATTTAGGTTTAAGCCTTGGATCCCTGTAGGCCCTGAGGTAAATAACGGTGATGAGCTCACCGATTACTATGGCTATGGTGAACTTACTGTTGGATATTTGTTTGGTGACAACCAATGCAACCATCGGATCACCGCTATGGGGCGCAATAATCTTAAATCCAGTAATAAAGGCGCACTAGATGTACGCTTTAATTACTGCATAACCCCCGCGCTCTCAATTTATGCCAAATACTTTAACGGCTACGGTGAATCGATGCTCGATTACAACATTCACAATCAATCTTTTGGTTTAGGTGTTGCTTTAAACCGAATAGGCGATAAACGTGAAGTAATGTCGAGCAGCAGCCGATGGGCATTTTCGGGCATGAGTATGTTTAGAGACAGCTACATACTTCCCTTCAAATACAACCCTTCACCTGCAATTCCTGATTTAGCTGGCGGAGTTACCGGTGAACAGCCCGGTAACACTGAGGTAGAGTTTCAATTTAGCTTTCGTCTCACTTTTCCTTTCACTCTATTTACCGACAGCGACAACTTAAGCTTTGCTTACACCCAACAAACCTTTTGGCAACCATATGATCGCTCGGTAGATTCTATTCGGGAAACTAATTATGAGCCTGAGTTTTTTTACCAATGGAACAGCGAATCAGAGCATAAAGCAAAATGGTCACCGGAGTGGATACGCTTTGGTTTAGTACATGAATCAAATGGACAAACACAAACTCGCTCTCGTTCTTGGAACCGAGTATATACAGAGTTTAGCTTTGATGCAGACCCAGTAAGCATTGCCATTAAGCCATGGTATCGGATACAAGAAGATGAATCTGAAGATGACAATCCAAACATAGAAGACTACTACGGCTACGGAGAGCTAACAGCCAACTGGAAGATAAACGATCGCCACCATTTAATGTTTTTAGGCCGAAATAACTTTAAAAAAGAAAATAAAGGTGCTTTGGATATACGCTGGTCTTATGGCATGACACAAAATCTTGCCCTTTACCTTAAATACTTCAATGGATATGGTGAATCGTTAATTGATTACAACAAACACAACCAAAGCTTAGGTATTGGTATTGGCTTTGCCATCAACAATTAACTTAAGGGTTTGCAATAACCGCCCATAAAGATGCTCTGTAAAAAGCAGCATCTTTTTTATAATTTAACCTCGCGAACATGTCACTTACTGGTGAAGCCTAGTCGTTCGGTTGTTTATCAAGTATAAAACTAAACGGCTAATCCACCCATCTTCGCTGTTAACACAACTATACGTGTCATCTGTGTTAATAAGCGCTTTACATCAACAGCCATCCAGTAAATCGTAATGAACTCTGGCCCCGTCGGTGTTTGCTTAGATTGCGAGTAAACGCACCATCAAAACCTAACTATTACGTTTGATATTTATCTTTACTTTGCCACATTGTCTGGCTGCTAAAAAACTGTTTTTGCCATTGTAGATAGCAAGTTAGTAAAGGATATCAGCCACGCCTAAATATTTAAGTATCCCTGCATCATTGGGTTTGTTAGCTTCAACAATGTCTGATAAATGAATTCTAGATATCGAGCCAACTAGCTGAACAAGCAAAATAGACGTCTTTGCTGATGAGATAACAGGTTAAAATTTCAAGATTCACAACCTTATAAAACAAGATACCACTGATGTTTTGGGCTAGGTAACATTAAGTCCTGAGCTCAAATTTAGTTAGCACTATCTTTAGTTTCACTGGCAGAGTTTAGCTCCGCGGTGAGAATACGCGCAGGGTTCCCCACAACAACAGAATTTTCTGGAACACTTTTTACCACAACCGCCCCTGCGCCAACCGTGACATTATTGGCAATACGAATATCTCCCAGAACAACGGCTCCAGCAGAAAGCCTCACTTTGTCGCCGATTTTAGGTACGCCAACATCGCTACTTGCTCCACCTTTCGCGCCAACGGTTACACCATGATAAATAGTCAAATCTTCACCATATTGTGCTTTTTTGTTCAAAACAATATTACCGAAATGAGGCAAGAATAAGCCTTTACCAATTTTGGTAGCACGAGGAATTTGTACACCAGAGACTATGCGAATAACTTTATATAAAGGGATGGCCAATAGCCGAATAAAGCGACTTCCATGAGTAGTTAAGCGATAAAACATAACGACAATAAAAGTACTTCTAAACAATAGCCACAGCCAACGCTTAACCAAAGAATAGTGTTCAAGCTCATGTTCTATTACATAAACAGCATAATCTCGTTTTAACTCTTCCATGCATAAGTCCATTTAATAATTGGTGAAAGTTGCGAGCCCAGCCCAAAGCATAATATACAGCAGTTAATGATGATAATCTGAGTTTCTTCCGCTGCAAATGAAAATGCCGACAAACATATTGTCGGCATTTGGCAACTAGTGAAAAATAAGAGTTTAAGCAGCGTTATCGGAAGGCAAACGGTGATTACTATTGTTTAATAATGCTAAGTTAGCTTCACGCGCTTTATCTGCATTGCCAGCCATAATCGCATCGTAAATAGCTTTATGCTCTTCAATACAGGTG encodes:
- a CDS encoding phospholipase A yields the protein MKKTVLSILLLSLSSASFAQQGSGPRLVAYRDTYILLGKYNPNPPSLSDYSPALAAREGENGRGVDNVEAEFQISGKLIAGESLFSNRDYFSIAYTQQSFWQVYNKPFSSPFRDTNYESELIYTWRPDKFSIEQNSWLLRSASFGFSHQANGSHDEWDRSWNRVYAQFDTSYNDWLFRFKPWIPVGPEVNNGDELTDYYGYGELTVGYLFGDNQCNHRITAMGRNNLKSSNKGALDVRFNYCITPALSIYAKYFNGYGESMLDYNIHNQSFGLGVALNRIGDKREVMSSSSRWAFSGMSMFRDSYILPFKYNPSPAIPDLAGGVTGEQPGNTEVEFQFSFRLTFPFTLFTDSDNLSFAYTQQTFWQPYDRSVDSIRETNYEPEFFYQWNSESEHKAKWSPEWIRFGLVHESNGQTQTRSRSWNRVYTEFSFDADPVSIAIKPWYRIQEDESEDDNPNIEDYYGYGELTANWKINDRHHLMFLGRNNFKKENKGALDIRWSYGMTQNLALYLKYFNGYGESLIDYNKHNQSLGIGIGFAINN
- a CDS encoding serine O-acetyltransferase, with the protein product MEELKRDYAVYVIEHELEHYSLVKRWLWLLFRSTFIVVMFYRLTTHGSRFIRLLAIPLYKVIRIVSGVQIPRATKIGKGLFLPHFGNIVLNKKAQYGEDLTIYHGVTVGAKGGASSDVGVPKIGDKVRLSAGAVVLGDIRIANNVTVGAGAVVVKSVPENSVVVGNPARILTAELNSASETKDSAN